In one Mucilaginibacter ginsenosidivorax genomic region, the following are encoded:
- a CDS encoding XRE family transcriptional regulator, which yields MSIISQNIKFLRKKKGITQQQFADEVGIKRSLVGAYEEERAEPKYELLKQLAIYFDISIDDFINETINEKWTPKPKGNPANLRVLSISVDKEDNENIEMVPLKASAGYLNGYADPEYVAKLPKFYLPMFKQGTYRAFEIKGDSMLPIVSGDIIIAEYLENWADVKPGETYVVISKDDGVVYKRIGNKFKDNKKLKLISDNPVYEPYEINGEDVLEIWKAKGYISTQLPQPTPEPTMESLTNMMAQMQRSISNLQQSNN from the coding sequence ATGTCAATAATTTCACAAAATATTAAGTTCCTTCGCAAAAAGAAGGGAATTACCCAACAGCAGTTTGCTGATGAAGTGGGTATAAAGCGCTCATTGGTAGGCGCTTATGAAGAAGAGCGCGCCGAGCCAAAATATGAATTACTAAAACAATTAGCAATCTACTTTGACATTAGTATTGATGACTTTATTAATGAAACCATTAATGAAAAGTGGACGCCAAAGCCAAAAGGTAACCCCGCAAACCTGCGCGTGCTGAGTATTTCTGTTGATAAAGAGGATAACGAAAACATTGAAATGGTGCCGCTTAAGGCCAGCGCCGGCTACTTAAATGGCTATGCCGACCCTGAATATGTAGCCAAGCTCCCTAAGTTTTACTTACCCATGTTTAAGCAGGGAACCTACCGTGCTTTTGAAATAAAAGGTGACTCGATGTTGCCGATAGTGTCGGGTGATATTATTATTGCCGAGTACCTTGAAAACTGGGCAGACGTAAAACCCGGCGAAACTTACGTGGTAATATCAAAAGATGATGGCGTTGTATATAAAAGGATAGGTAACAAATTCAAAGACAATAAAAAGCTAAAGTTAATATCTGATAACCCGGTATATGAGCCGTATGAAATAAACGGCGAAGACGTGCTGGAAATTTGGAAGGCAAAAGGCTATATATCAACCCAATTGCCACAGCCAACACCCGAACCCACTATGGAAAGTCTTACCAATATGATGGCCCAGATGCAGCGATCGATATCCAACTTACAGCAAAGCAACAATTAA